The following nucleotide sequence is from uncultured Draconibacterium sp..
ACGCAAAATTTACCCTACATCATATTTTCTCGCTGCTGTTATTTGTTTTAATTGCAGGTTCATGGTTTTATTTACTTATAAGGCAAAATAACGATTTTGTTAAATATTTTGTCGGACACCATACCATAGATCGATTTGCCACTAATGATTTCGCCAGAGGAAAACCTTTTGGGTATTATCTGGCAATTGCTCCTTCTGTGGGAATACCCTGGTTGTTTTTTTTACCGTTCCTTGTTTATAAGAATTGGGAAAAGATTATAAAAGATAAATTGTATATGGTTTTAGGGGCAGGTATTGTTATTCCATTCTTATTTTTTTCCGTTGCTTCATCAAAATTGGTGCCTTATATACTACCTCTGTTTTCGCTTTTTGCAATTCTATCAGCACAGTTGATTCAGCAATTTGGATTAAGTAAAACTCAGTATTATATTATTTTGGTTTATAGTATTTTAATTGTACTTGGAGGTATAGCAGGAGTTGTTCTGCCATTCAATTTTAATATCCCAAACGTTGTATTATTTCTTTCTGCAGTTGCTCTAATTGCGTTGTATTTAATCAACAAATATATCTTTAGTTACAATTCCCGGGTTATCTACACTGTTTATGCGGCTTCGCTGCTCATGTTGTTAAGCTCTGGATTTATCTTATCGAAGAATCAAATTGAAATTAACAGCACTCAACCCTTAGCTGAGTTTATTTTAGACAATAAATTAAACAATAACGAAATCCTGGTTTATAACAAACGCCTTCCCTCTATTTCGTTTCATCTTCAAAAGCCCATTGTGTCGATATACGATGGCAATAAGGATTTAAACCGCGAGGTGCAGTTTGAAGAAAACAGGAAATGGAAACAAAACCTGGTTAACCTAAAAGACGAAACAGAACTCGACCACTTAAAACAAATTATGGCGAAGAAGAAAACAGTATTAATTGTTTACAAAAACCGAATACCGAATAACAGGAAATGGCTATTGGATTTTTACAGCCATTCAAAGGATTACGACAAGTGGCAAATCTACTATTAATGTTTGCCGTGTTTTTACAGGGAACTATGTGTTTCGGCTTCTGAATAAATGTTCATTTTATTGGTACAAAAACGATTTAAAAAAAGTCATGAAACTAGCATGACATATCTTATACATAGGCGATATATTAATAAAAAAGTTAGATCGAATAACGTTGAAAATTTCAAATAATAATGAGATGAGAAAGAATCAGACTAAGCTGAGGAACTATTTGTTCACTTTGTACTTTTTCCTTCTTGCAATTGCCGGGTGTCGTGAAAAAAATATGCGAATCGCACCATTTCGAAATTTGCTGCTATTTTCTTATGGCCTGCATTGCCTTGAAATCGTTTCTGCATAACCAATCGGTCAAAACTTTAGATTTGCTTTATAATCGTTCTGTTTTTACTTTATTGATTCAGACCAGCTTTTCTTTTGCACGGACGGACCCAATGCGGATAATGCACAACCACAAATTTTCGTTTCTTTCATTACTTCAGTAATTGCTCCGGGAGCATTGGCAATCCAATGTCAGTATTGATAATTTCAGATATTAAATTCGAGGTTTTCTATCTCCAGTAATACTTCAAAATTTCTTTAGATTCTGTTTCTACCTTTCCAAAAACAATTAATTCTAAAGAATATGAAACAATCAGTTTTTATGGTTGCAGTGCTGGCAGTAAGTTTGATAGCCTGCGCACAAACTCCACCACAATCAGTCGCCGATACTTTTAATTCTAAATTTTCTGGTGCTACCAAAGTTAAGTGGGACCAGGAAGAGGAGAATGGGTGGGAAGCAGAATTTATAATGGACAACAGTGAAATATCAGCCTCTTTCAACGATGACGGAACCTGGCTTGAAACAGAATCAGAAATTAATGAAACCGATTTACCAACTGCTGTAAAAGCCAAACTTGCGATGAATTATTGGGGATACGAAATGGAAGGGGTTGAAAAAATAGAGAAACCTGGTTTTTTCGGATATGAAATTGCTATCGAAAAAGGTGATGAAGAATTGGAAATACAGATTAGTGACGATTGTAAAATTATACGTAGCAAAGATATCGAAGAAGATGAAGACTAGCTGGTGTGATGTTGTATTGAGCAGTTAGCCAGTTAATTGTGTCTTTGTGTTGATGTTAAAAGTGAGCGATGGAGAAAATCAATTATCGAAATATTTTATAGTGTTGGTCCGTATATTCTGTTTTAACTGTTAAAACCTTTAAACGAATGAAGTTCAGTAAATTAAAAACCAGTATCCTTTCTGCCTTTTTTGTATTTAGTCTATTTTATTCAGGGCATTCAAATGCACAAACAATCTTAAAGCTTGAGGATTGTATTCAAATGGCGATTCATAACAGCTACCAGCTGCAGTCGGATAGTTTGTTGAGCCAATCGCTGCAAATGCTGGTAAAACAGGAACAGTCGGCGTACAATCCTCAAATATCGGGTAGCGCCGGAATTTCGGGATTGTTTCTTTCGCCATATACTTTCGGACAGCACTATTTACAAGCCTTAGCCGATTGGGATCTGGGCCGGTTCTGGCATAAAACAGCTGATATTCAACAAAAACAAAGCGAGCAACAGGAAGCTGTTATTCAACAAAATAAACTGGAAATAACAGGTGTCATAACGGGACTTTATCTCGATGTGTTGCAAAGTCAACTGGAGCGGGAGATTCTCCAATCGAAAATCGACTATTTATCCGGTCATATTGAGATTCTTACTGTTTTGTGGAAAGCGGGTACTATTCGGCAATTGGATATTCTGCAAACGCAGTCATCGTTAAATACCGTAAAAGAGGAGTTGATGCAAAAGGAACTTGTTGCAGAACAGGCTAAATACGCCATTGCACGGTTAACCGGCTTGAATGCATCGGAACAGTTTTCGCTGGCACTGATTACCAATGAGTTGCCTTTGCCGGCCGAAGTGAGTCAGGTGCCCGAAACATGGCTTGAAAACCATCCGAAGGCTCAGATCCTTCAGAAAGAATATGAAAAGGAACTGCTCATGAAAAAAGATGTTCAGGCTGGTTTTATGCCACATATTCAGGCATTCAGCGGGTACACTTTTGATGGCGATCCCACCGGTGACGGCAATTACTTTTTACTTGGACTTGGGGCAACCATACCCGTTTTTTCATGGAAAAAGAAGGATTACAAGATGCGCGAAATTGATTTTACGGCAGAAGCAATTCAAACTCAAAAGAAAAATGCCGAGCGCGATCTATCCATCCAATTCGGGCAGCTTCTTCAACAAATCAGTCGATATCGGAAAATTATCGATTTTCAGCAGGAAAAAATTGCAGCCGAGCGCGAAGTTGCAAAGGTAGTCGAACTGAATTACAAAGCCGGACTGGCTACCAACCTCGATTTTTTAATGGCACAACAAACACTTACTGAAACCGAGTTAAACGTGAATAATGTCCGAAACCAATACTTGAAGTCTGTGGTCGCCTTCTGGTTATTATCCGGTCAGACAGAGGAGATCAAAAACATTCAACCATAAGATTATGAAATTACTACTCAAAATAAAACTGCTAATTGTGTTGTTTGTACTGCTTGATGTTGCGGGCTGCCAGCAACAAACGCAAACTGAGGTGGCAAAAACCGATGCAAAAATTACAGTTAAAACTGCGCCTGTAATCCGAGGAGATATCACCGACACTATTTCCATTTTCGGTGAACTTACACTACGTCAGGAGGCCTGGCTTTCTTCTCAGTTTGACGGTCGTTTGACTGAGTTTTCGATGTTAAAAGGCGACAAAGTTAAGAAAGGAGATCGGGTGGGAGTAATTATCCCTGCTGGCCGGGAAGCCCTTCTGCAGGCTGCCGACAGCATTCCCGAAGAATTTAAGCCGTTGCTGGAACAACAGGAAAAAAGTATTTCGTTGATTTGCCCTATTTCAGGAATGGTCCTTCAAGTAATGCAACACACCGGCGATGTCGTGTCAAAAGGCGGGCACATTGCTCAAATAGGCGATTTAAGTACCCTTGATGTTCAGGGAGAATTACCGGTTCAATTTCTTGAAATGGCCCGAAAAACCAAACAGCTAAAAGTTGAGTTTACCAATTTTTCCACATCTCCGCTGTTTCTGCCAATTGAAACTTTTACCGGTGAAGTTTCCAAAAATCAAAGTCTGATTGTTCGACTCAAGCTAGCTAATCCTTCCTTAAAATACCGCCCCGGAATGCGGGTGAAAATATGTTTCCCGGCACCGGCTCATAAAGATGCACTATTGGCGCCGCGGCAGGCACTGGTTGAGGAAGAAGGAGAGTATTTTCTTTTTACGGTTGATAATGGAAAAGTGCAAAAGCGCAAAGTGAATGTGGGAATTCTGAAGGACAATATTGTGGAGATCTTATCAGGAGTGGACAAAAACCAGCAGGTTGCGGTTGAAAAGGCCTATTCGTTAAAAGATAATATGGAAGTTATCACGAGATGAACAAAATAGCATCGTTTACAGTCAATAATCGCCGCGCCCTGATTTTTATATTTTTTTTCCTGTCGGCGACAGGTTTTTACCTGGTTAATAAAATTCCGCAGGGAGTATTTCCCGATGCCACTTTCCCGCGTATTGCGGTAATGGTTGATTACGGTCTTACACCCATCAA
It contains:
- a CDS encoding phospholipid carrier-dependent glycosyltransferase; this translates as MAICTVGLFTSVGMFGVIETSDARYAEIAREMLESGDYLNPTLLGIKHYHKPPLTYYITVLGYSLFGITAFAARFFVQLAILIQLVFVYLLSVQLFNSKKSALWAAVIYFSFPIVLISSRNLTTDPFLATFVILSMYFWVRYRKSAISVYLYLFALCLALGFLTKGPLIFIVPLVFAISYNYIQSSNAKFTLHHIFSLLLFVLIAGSWFYLLIRQNNDFVKYFVGHHTIDRFATNDFARGKPFGYYLAIAPSVGIPWLFFLPFLVYKNWEKIIKDKLYMVLGAGIVIPFLFFSVASSKLVPYILPLFSLFAILSAQLIQQFGLSKTQYYIILVYSILIVLGGIAGVVLPFNFNIPNVVLFLSAVALIALYLINKYIFSYNSRVIYTVYAASLLMLLSSGFILSKNQIEINSTQPLAEFILDNKLNNNEILVYNKRLPSISFHLQKPIVSIYDGNKDLNREVQFEENRKWKQNLVNLKDETELDHLKQIMAKKKTVLIVYKNRIPNNRKWLLDFYSHSKDYDKWQIYY
- a CDS encoding PepSY-like domain-containing protein, whose product is MKQSVFMVAVLAVSLIACAQTPPQSVADTFNSKFSGATKVKWDQEEENGWEAEFIMDNSEISASFNDDGTWLETESEINETDLPTAVKAKLAMNYWGYEMEGVEKIEKPGFFGYEIAIEKGDEELEIQISDDCKIIRSKDIEEDED
- a CDS encoding TolC family protein, with translation MKFSKLKTSILSAFFVFSLFYSGHSNAQTILKLEDCIQMAIHNSYQLQSDSLLSQSLQMLVKQEQSAYNPQISGSAGISGLFLSPYTFGQHYLQALADWDLGRFWHKTADIQQKQSEQQEAVIQQNKLEITGVITGLYLDVLQSQLEREILQSKIDYLSGHIEILTVLWKAGTIRQLDILQTQSSLNTVKEELMQKELVAEQAKYAIARLTGLNASEQFSLALITNELPLPAEVSQVPETWLENHPKAQILQKEYEKELLMKKDVQAGFMPHIQAFSGYTFDGDPTGDGNYFLLGLGATIPVFSWKKKDYKMREIDFTAEAIQTQKKNAERDLSIQFGQLLQQISRYRKIIDFQQEKIAAEREVAKVVELNYKAGLATNLDFLMAQQTLTETELNVNNVRNQYLKSVVAFWLLSGQTEEIKNIQP
- a CDS encoding efflux RND transporter periplasmic adaptor subunit; the protein is MKLLLKIKLLIVLFVLLDVAGCQQQTQTEVAKTDAKITVKTAPVIRGDITDTISIFGELTLRQEAWLSSQFDGRLTEFSMLKGDKVKKGDRVGVIIPAGREALLQAADSIPEEFKPLLEQQEKSISLICPISGMVLQVMQHTGDVVSKGGHIAQIGDLSTLDVQGELPVQFLEMARKTKQLKVEFTNFSTSPLFLPIETFTGEVSKNQSLIVRLKLANPSLKYRPGMRVKICFPAPAHKDALLAPRQALVEEEGEYFLFTVDNGKVQKRKVNVGILKDNIVEILSGVDKNQQVAVEKAYSLKDNMEVITR